A window of the Tripterygium wilfordii isolate XIE 37 chromosome 12, ASM1340144v1, whole genome shotgun sequence genome harbors these coding sequences:
- the LOC120010754 gene encoding acyl-protein thioesterase 2 — MSYSQHSMGSGSRTARRTFEFGRTHVVRPKGKHQATIVWLHGLGDNGSSWSQLLESLPLPNIKWICPTAPTRSVAILGGFPCTAWFDVGEFSEDVPDDWEGLDSSAAHIANLLSAEPADVKLGLGGFSMGAAIALYSATCFALGRYTNGNPYPVNLKAVVGLSGWLPGARNIKNKIEGSHEAVRRAASLPILLCHGTSDEVVPYNHGEKSANLLNAAGFRHITFKFYDGLGHYTVPKEMDEVRNWLTTRLGLEGSRA, encoded by the exons ATGAGCTATTCACAACACTCCATGGGTTCTG GCAGTAGAACTGCTAGAAGGACATTTGAGTTTGGAAGGACACATGTGGTGAGGCCCAAAGGGAAACATCAGGCAACTATAGTTTGGTTGCATGGTCTTGGTGATAATGGCTCAAG CTGGTCCCAGCTTTTGGAAAGCCTTCCTCTTCCAAAT ATTAAATGGATTTGCCCAACTGCCCCTACTCGTTCTGTGGCGATTCTTGGTGGATTTCCTTGCACTGCAT GGTTTGATGTGGGAGAATTTTCAGAAGATGTTCCAGATGATTGGGAAGGTTTAGATTCATCAGCAGCGCACATTGCAAACTTGTTGTCTGCAGAGCCAGCTGATG TTAAACTTGGATTAGGAGGTTTCAGCATGGGTGCTGCGATAGCCCTCTACTCTGCAACTTGCTTTGCTTTGGGGAGATACACCAATGGAAACCCATACCCTGTGAACCTGAAGGCAGTTGTTGGTCTGAGTGGCTGGCTTCCTGGAGCAAG GAACATTAAGAACAAAATAGAAGGATCGCATGAGGCTGTGAGACGTGCTGCAAGCTTACCCATTTTGCTATGTCATGGAACTT CTGATGAAGTAGTTCCATATAACCATGGAGAGAAATCAGCCAACTTGTTGAATGCAGCAGGATTTCGGCACATCACATTTAAATTCTATGATGG GCTTGGTCATTACACAGTCCCTAAAGAAATGGACGAGGTTCGCAATTGGCTCACCACGAGGCTGGGGCTTGAGGGTTCTCGCGCATAA